In Leptodesmis sichuanensis A121, the following are encoded in one genomic region:
- a CDS encoding acyl-CoA desaturase, which produces MTAEVLPNPANKPALNWVAVIFFSTVHLLALLSFWCFSWSALGVTLLLHWFLGSIGICLGYHRLLSHRSFQVPRWLEYTIALIGATALQGGPIFWVAGHRLHHAYTEDVDKDPYSARRGFWWSHMLWIFYPNPEFFEDSHYKRYAPDLARDPFYCWLDRYFILLQIPVGILLYVLGGWSFVIYGMALRAVLLWHSTWFINSVTHMWGYRSFEVNDNSRNLWWAAILTYGEGWHNNHHAFPNVAKAGWRWWEIDVTWWAIALLQMLGLAQKVNLPPTERSS; this is translated from the coding sequence ATGACTGCTGAAGTGCTACCCAACCCTGCGAATAAACCCGCCCTCAATTGGGTTGCGGTCATCTTTTTTTCTACAGTTCATCTGCTAGCATTGTTATCGTTCTGGTGCTTCTCCTGGTCAGCTTTAGGAGTTACCTTGTTGCTGCACTGGTTTCTGGGTAGTATTGGAATTTGTTTAGGCTATCACCGCTTGCTGAGTCACCGCAGTTTTCAAGTGCCGCGCTGGTTGGAATATACGATCGCTCTCATCGGTGCAACCGCTTTGCAGGGTGGCCCCATTTTCTGGGTCGCTGGACATCGCCTGCATCATGCCTACACTGAAGATGTAGACAAAGATCCCTACTCGGCGCGGCGCGGGTTCTGGTGGAGTCATATGCTGTGGATTTTCTATCCCAACCCAGAATTTTTTGAGGACAGTCATTACAAACGCTATGCTCCCGACCTGGCTCGTGATCCATTTTACTGCTGGCTCGATCGCTACTTCATCCTGCTGCAAATCCCGGTAGGAATTCTGCTGTATGTCCTGGGAGGCTGGTCGTTTGTGATTTATGGAATGGCGCTGAGAGCCGTTCTTCTCTGGCACAGCACCTGGTTCATCAACTCTGTAACACACATGTGGGGCTACCGCAGCTTTGAGGTGAATGACAACTCGCGGAATCTCTGGTGGGCCGCGATTCTCACCTATGGCGAAGGCTGGCACAACAATCACCACGCCTTTCCCAATGTGGCGAAAGCCGGATGGCGCTGGTGGGAGATTGATGTCACCTGGTGGGCGATCGCTCTACTGCAGATGCTTGGTCTGGCTCAAAAGGTTAATTTGCCACCCACCGAACGGTCTAGCTAA
- a CDS encoding CADD family putative folate metabolism protein — protein MVLREQLQSLVEQKHLLKHPFYVAWTEGKLTREHLKHYAIQYFQNVLAFPTYVSAVHFNTPHVGTSIAMRQEILENLIEEERGSQNHPALWQRFAEALGATTSELTETPALPTTENLISTFRHLCLNSPFYAGLAALYAYESQIPAVATTKIDGLQRFYGMTNPQEYRFFTVHQSADEYHSEAELKLIEQYADTPEKQAEVLNVAAQAADALWQFLDGVYDAYCQDVQAELAIA, from the coding sequence ATGGTGCTTCGTGAACAATTGCAGTCTCTTGTGGAACAAAAGCATCTGCTCAAGCATCCCTTTTACGTCGCCTGGACAGAAGGCAAACTTACTCGTGAGCATTTGAAGCACTACGCCATCCAATACTTTCAGAACGTATTGGCCTTTCCCACCTATGTCAGTGCCGTTCATTTCAATACCCCCCACGTAGGCACTTCGATCGCCATGCGCCAGGAAATTCTGGAAAACCTGATCGAAGAAGAACGGGGATCCCAAAATCATCCCGCCCTGTGGCAACGATTTGCTGAAGCTCTGGGTGCTACAACCAGCGAACTCACTGAAACCCCTGCCCTGCCGACCACGGAAAATCTTATCTCTACCTTTCGCCACCTGTGCTTGAATTCTCCGTTCTACGCAGGTCTGGCCGCTCTCTATGCCTATGAGTCGCAAATTCCAGCGGTAGCCACCACCAAAATCGATGGCCTGCAGCGCTTTTACGGCATGACTAACCCGCAAGAGTACCGCTTCTTCACCGTGCACCAGTCCGCTGATGAGTACCACTCCGAAGCCGAACTGAAGCTGATTGAGCAGTATGCCGACACCCCCGAAAAGCAAGCTGAAGTCCTGAATGTGGCGGCTCAAGCGGCTGATGCCCTCTGGCAATTCCTGGATGGCGTGTATGACGCTTACTGCCAGGATGTGCAGGCGGAATTAGCGATCGCCTAG
- a CDS encoding magnesium chelatase subunit H, protein MFTHVKPTVRHIAPDDLRGRSLVKVVYVVLEPQYQSALSAAVRSINQNHPSIAVEISGYLIEELRNPENYEDFQRDMAEANVFIASLIFLEDLADKLVAAVEPYRDRLDVSVVFPSMPQVMRLNKMGSFSLAQIGQSKSAIAQFMKKRKEKSGSGFQDAMLKLLRTLPQVLKYLPIDKAQDARNFMLSFQYWLGGSQENLENFLLMLADRYVLKDKSERVEGAAPLEYAEPVTYPDLGIWHPLAPTMYEDVKEYLNWFNSRRDISDEMKDPLVPTVGLVLQRTHLVTGDDAHYVAMISELEAMGARVIPVFAGGLDFSKPVDAFFYDPINKTMPIVDVVVSLTGFALVGGPARQDHPKAIEALKRLNRPYMVALPLVFQTTEEWQDSELGLHPIQVALQIALPELDGGIEPIILSGRDGATGKAIALQDRVEAIAQRAMKWANLRRKPRLHKRLAITVFSFPPDKGNVGTAAYLDVFGSIYKVMEALHDNGYDVQGLPETPEALMLEVLHNAQAQYNSPELNVAYKMSVPEYEELTPYYERLIPSWGPPPGHLNTDGQNLLVYGKEFGNIFIGVQPTFGYEGDPMRLLFSRSASPHHGFAAYYTYLEKIWKADAVLHFGTHGSLEFMPGKQIGMSGECFPDSLIGTIPNLYYYAANNPSEATIAKRRSYAETISYLTPPAENAGLYKGLKELSELIASYQTLKDTGRGVPITNTIMDKCRMVNLDNDVALPDQDAADMTPEERDTIVGKVYIKLMEIESRLLPCGLHVIGKPPSAEEAIATLVNIAGLDREEDELLSLQRIIAASVGRDIDEVYQNSDRGVLDDVQLLNNINQAVRAAVTAMVHAQIDEEGRVSRMSMLSSLFNLGNKKEPWVEAILDLGFPILDANSKVENPKAKIDALFEYLQFCLKQVVADNELGALLLGLEGQYITPGPGGDPIRNPDVLPTGKNIHALDPQAIPTAAAVKSAKVVVDRLLARQAAENGGRYPETIACVLWGTDNIKTYGESLAQILWMVGVKPVPDSLGRVNKLELISLEELGRPRIDVVINCSGVFRDLFINQMNLLDRAVKMAAEAEEPEAMNFVRKHALQQAKEMGIELRQAATRVFSNASGSYSSNINLAVENGTWEDESELQDMYLSRKSFAFSSDNPGMMEQSRDLFESALKTAEVTFQNLDSSEISLTDVSHYYDSDPTKIVGRLRGDGKLPASYMADTTTANAQIRTLSETVRLDARTKLLNPKWYEGMLSHGYEGVRELSKRLVNTMGWSATANAVDNWVYEDTNTTFFKDDEMCQRLMNLNPNSFRKMVTTLLEANGRGYWETNEENLERLRQLYQEVEDRIEGIE, encoded by the coding sequence ATGTTCACTCACGTCAAGCCCACTGTCAGGCACATCGCACCCGATGATCTGCGCGGGCGGAGCCTGGTCAAGGTGGTCTATGTCGTGCTAGAGCCTCAATACCAAAGTGCGCTCTCTGCTGCTGTTCGTTCGATTAATCAAAACCACCCCAGCATTGCCGTTGAAATCAGCGGCTATTTAATTGAAGAACTCCGTAACCCTGAAAATTATGAGGATTTCCAGCGGGATATGGCGGAGGCGAATGTTTTCATTGCCTCGTTGATCTTCCTGGAAGACCTGGCGGATAAGCTGGTGGCGGCGGTGGAGCCTTACCGCGATCGCCTGGATGTTTCCGTCGTCTTCCCCTCGATGCCTCAGGTGATGCGTCTGAATAAAATGGGCAGTTTCTCTCTGGCGCAAATTGGTCAGTCCAAGAGCGCGATCGCCCAGTTTATGAAGAAGCGCAAGGAAAAATCTGGGTCTGGCTTCCAGGATGCCATGCTGAAGTTACTGCGGACTTTACCCCAGGTCTTAAAGTACCTGCCGATAGATAAGGCCCAGGATGCCCGCAACTTTATGCTCAGCTTCCAGTACTGGCTGGGTGGTTCTCAGGAAAACCTGGAAAACTTCCTGCTGATGCTGGCCGATCGCTATGTCCTCAAGGATAAAAGTGAACGGGTCGAAGGGGCGGCTCCTCTGGAATACGCCGAGCCTGTCACCTATCCCGATCTGGGTATCTGGCACCCCCTCGCCCCAACGATGTACGAGGACGTGAAGGAGTACCTCAACTGGTTCAACTCCCGGCGCGACATTTCCGACGAAATGAAGGATCCGCTGGTGCCAACGGTGGGTCTTGTTCTCCAGCGGACTCACCTGGTTACTGGGGATGATGCTCACTACGTCGCCATGATCTCAGAACTGGAGGCGATGGGGGCGCGGGTGATTCCTGTATTTGCCGGAGGGTTGGACTTCTCCAAGCCTGTGGATGCCTTCTTCTACGATCCAATTAACAAAACCATGCCGATCGTCGATGTGGTTGTCTCGCTGACGGGCTTTGCGCTGGTCGGTGGGCCTGCCCGTCAAGATCATCCCAAGGCGATCGAAGCCCTGAAACGGCTCAACCGTCCTTATATGGTGGCCCTGCCGCTGGTGTTCCAGACGACTGAAGAATGGCAGGACAGCGAACTGGGCCTGCACCCGATTCAAGTGGCGTTGCAAATTGCTTTACCTGAACTGGATGGTGGCATCGAACCGATTATTCTTTCAGGTCGGGATGGGGCCACCGGAAAAGCGATCGCCCTGCAAGATCGGGTGGAAGCGATCGCCCAGCGGGCCATGAAGTGGGCCAATCTCCGTCGCAAGCCGAGACTGCATAAGCGGTTAGCGATTACCGTTTTCAGCTTCCCGCCCGATAAAGGTAATGTGGGAACGGCGGCTTACCTGGATGTGTTTGGCTCCATTTACAAAGTGATGGAAGCGTTGCACGACAATGGTTACGATGTGCAGGGTTTACCGGAAACGCCGGAAGCCTTGATGCTGGAAGTGCTACACAACGCTCAGGCCCAGTACAACAGTCCGGAGTTGAACGTGGCCTATAAGATGAGTGTGCCGGAGTACGAGGAACTGACTCCCTACTACGAACGCCTGATTCCTTCCTGGGGACCGCCTCCGGGCCACTTGAACACCGATGGACAAAACCTGCTGGTGTACGGCAAAGAGTTCGGCAATATCTTCATCGGCGTACAACCGACCTTTGGCTATGAGGGCGACCCGATGCGGCTACTGTTCTCGCGATCGGCCAGTCCCCACCACGGGTTTGCGGCCTACTACACGTATCTGGAAAAAATCTGGAAAGCCGATGCCGTGTTGCACTTTGGTACCCACGGGTCGCTGGAATTTATGCCCGGTAAGCAGATTGGTATGTCCGGCGAGTGCTTCCCCGATAGCCTGATCGGCACTATTCCCAACCTCTACTACTACGCCGCCAATAATCCTTCGGAAGCAACGATCGCCAAACGCCGCAGCTATGCCGAAACCATCAGCTACCTCACCCCTCCCGCCGAAAACGCGGGACTGTATAAGGGACTGAAGGAACTCAGCGAACTGATTGCCTCTTACCAGACCCTGAAGGACACCGGACGGGGCGTGCCGATCACCAACACCATTATGGACAAGTGCCGGATGGTCAACCTGGACAATGATGTCGCCCTGCCCGATCAGGATGCAGCCGATATGACCCCGGAGGAGCGGGACACGATCGTCGGCAAGGTCTACATCAAGCTGATGGAAATTGAATCCCGCCTGCTGCCCTGTGGTCTGCATGTAATTGGCAAACCGCCCAGCGCCGAAGAAGCGATCGCTACCCTGGTCAACATCGCCGGACTGGATCGGGAAGAGGACGAACTTCTCAGCCTGCAACGGATTATCGCCGCCAGTGTCGGTCGGGATATCGATGAGGTGTATCAGAACAGCGATCGCGGGGTGCTGGATGATGTGCAACTGCTGAATAACATCAACCAGGCAGTGCGGGCAGCGGTCACGGCAATGGTTCATGCCCAGATAGACGAAGAAGGCCGGGTCTCCCGTATGTCCATGTTGTCCAGCCTGTTTAACCTGGGCAACAAAAAAGAACCCTGGGTGGAAGCGATTTTGGATTTGGGATTTCCGATTTTGGATGCCAATTCAAAAGTTGAGAATCCGAAAGCCAAAATCGATGCTCTATTTGAGTACCTGCAATTCTGCCTGAAACAGGTGGTGGCCGATAACGAACTGGGCGCACTGCTGCTGGGGCTGGAAGGGCAGTATATTACCCCTGGCCCTGGTGGTGATCCGATTCGCAATCCGGATGTGTTGCCGACCGGGAAGAACATTCACGCTCTGGATCCGCAAGCGATTCCGACAGCGGCGGCAGTGAAATCGGCCAAGGTGGTAGTCGATCGCCTGCTCGCTCGTCAGGCGGCAGAAAACGGTGGCCGATACCCAGAAACGATCGCCTGTGTGCTGTGGGGAACGGACAACATCAAAACCTACGGAGAATCCCTGGCGCAAATTCTCTGGATGGTCGGCGTGAAGCCAGTACCCGATTCCCTGGGACGGGTGAACAAGTTGGAGTTGATTTCTCTGGAAGAACTGGGTCGTCCCCGGATCGACGTGGTGATCAACTGCTCCGGTGTGTTTCGGGATCTGTTTATTAACCAGATGAACCTGCTCGATCGCGCTGTGAAAATGGCTGCTGAGGCCGAGGAACCAGAGGCAATGAACTTCGTCCGCAAGCACGCCCTGCAACAGGCCAAGGAAATGGGCATCGAACTGCGGCAGGCCGCAACGCGAGTCTTCTCCAATGCATCGGGATCTTACTCCTCCAACATCAACCTGGCGGTGGAGAACGGCACCTGGGAAGATGAGTCGGAATTACAGGATATGTACCTGTCCCGTAAGTCCTTTGCTTTCTCCTCGGATAACCCCGGCATGATGGAGCAGAGTCGCGACCTGTTCGAGTCTGCCCTGAAGACGGCAGAAGTCACCTTCCAGAACCTGGACTCCTCAGAGATCTCCCTCACGGATGTCTCCCACTACTACGACTCCGACCCCACCAAAATTGTGGGACGGTTGCGGGGTGATGGCAAACTGCCCGCCTCTTACATGGCCGACACCACGACAGCGAATGCTCAAATCCGCACCCTGTCGGAAACTGTTCGCCTGGATGCCCGCACCAAGCTCCTGAATCCCAAATGGTATGAGGGAATGCTGTCCCACGGGTATGAAGGGGTGCGAGAACTGTCGAAGCGGTTGGTGAACACGATGGGCTGGTCAGCCACGGCCAACGCGGTGGATAACTGGGTCTATGAGGACACCAACACCACGTTTTTTAAGGACGATGAAATGTGCCAGCGGTTGATGAACCTCAACCCCAACTCCTTCCGTAAGATGGTGACTACCCTGCTGGAAGCCAACGGTCGTGGCTACTGGGAAACCAACGAGGAAAACCTGGAACGCCTGCGCCAGTTGTACCAGGAGGTGGAAGACCGGATTGAAGGAATTGAGTAA
- a CDS encoding pentapeptide repeat-containing protein yields the protein MDATEIQMLYAAGERNFHNADLSSACLSCVDLRAADLSRANLRHANLRWADLRQADLRWADMRGADLSWARLEGANLEAANLRGAKMPDGTVHD from the coding sequence ATGGACGCGACTGAAATTCAGATGCTGTACGCGGCAGGAGAGCGAAATTTCCACAATGCCGATCTTAGCTCAGCCTGCCTTAGCTGCGTGGATTTGAGGGCAGCCGACCTTTCGAGAGCCAATTTACGCCACGCTAACTTGCGCTGGGCTGATTTGCGTCAAGCAGACTTACGCTGGGCCGACATGAGGGGAGCAGATTTAAGTTGGGCCAGATTAGAAGGGGCCAATTTAGAGGCGGCCAACTTAAGAGGCGCAAAAATGCCAGACGGCACAGTGCATGACTGA
- the rpsU gene encoding 30S ribosomal protein S21, translating into MTQVILGENEGIESALRRFKRQVSKAGIFPDMRKHRHFETPIEKQKRKALAKHKQRRKKFRY; encoded by the coding sequence ATGACCCAAGTCATCCTTGGTGAGAATGAAGGAATCGAGTCGGCGTTGCGTCGATTTAAGCGGCAAGTTTCCAAAGCAGGGATTTTCCCAGATATGAGGAAGCATCGTCATTTTGAAACACCTATTGAAAAACAAAAGCGGAAAGCACTGGCGAAACACAAACAACGCAGAAAGAAATTTCGCTATTAA
- a CDS encoding pentapeptide repeat-containing protein, which translates to MNINEFCSRYAAGQRDFRNLNLMAANLRNLSLVGVNLSGANLTKANLTRTNLSHANLTGAILIGANLSETNLTKANLTDANLSNTNLDDANLSQAYLRGALRNQCYTSVSSGSDAKGSSGS; encoded by the coding sequence ATGAATATCAACGAATTCTGTAGCCGATATGCAGCAGGACAAAGGGACTTTAGAAACCTGAATCTGATGGCAGCAAATTTGAGAAATTTGAGCTTAGTTGGTGTTAATCTCAGTGGTGCCAACTTAACAAAGGCGAATCTTACTAGAACCAACTTAAGTCATGCCAATCTCACAGGTGCAATTTTGATTGGCGCAAACTTAAGTGAAACAAATTTGACGAAAGCCAATCTAACCGACGCTAACTTAAGTAACACCAATTTGGATGACGCTAATCTAAGTCAAGCCTATTTGCGGGGAGCATTAAGGAATCAGTGTTATACCAGTGTTAGTTCTGGTTCAGATGCAAAGGGTTCAAGTGGATCATAG
- the infC gene encoding translation initiation factor IF-3 encodes MNRQIKSAQVLLIDHENNNRGLIDTSEALKIAESAELDLVVVSEDKEIPVAKILDYGKYQYRQKKRQHSSSRTTIKEIRLRPNIGESDYSLRIDRAIEWLGKGDSVKFQVRLRGREHQNRDRAIELLDRIVTDLSKVGKVQALDKRSLTVQIVSG; translated from the coding sequence ATTAATCGACAAATCAAATCTGCTCAGGTGCTCTTAATTGATCATGAGAATAATAACCGTGGTTTGATCGACACATCTGAAGCCTTAAAGATTGCTGAAAGTGCAGAGCTTGATCTGGTAGTTGTCTCTGAGGATAAAGAGATCCCGGTGGCTAAGATTTTGGACTACGGTAAGTACCAGTACCGACAGAAGAAACGCCAACATTCAAGTTCCAGAACTACTATTAAAGAGATCAGGCTCCGCCCGAATATTGGTGAATCAGATTACAGTTTGCGGATTGATAGAGCGATCGAGTGGTTAGGGAAGGGTGATTCAGTGAAATTTCAGGTGCGGTTACGAGGGCGCGAACATCAAAACCGCGATCGTGCCATAGAATTGCTAGACCGAATTGTTACAGACTTATCTAAAGTGGGTAAAGTCCAAGCCCTGGACAAACGGTCATTAACTGTGCAGATAGTGTCAGGCTAA
- a CDS encoding DUF3598 family protein, which yields MKPQWDCLFENLGEWQGSFTRLSPQGQELEDTPTIVSFEGLNGNKMMRQIVRRLTPEPHEKVLEYSTLGRGVLFFDNGAFSQGSIQFGPFSEFGCELGLIWGDRRLRLVQLFNRESKLDQLTLIREQRAGTDVPERPPLTVADLLGTWIGEAITRYPDFRPSTTYSTILQIQQEHPQRLTQQLSFKTGTTAQTLTSTATIEGSILRFEQSTQQVQVLLLPDGASCNCPTHIKPGYPFVLEVGWLIQPDLRQRMVRSYNDKGEWVSLTLVTERKE from the coding sequence ATGAAACCCCAATGGGACTGCCTATTTGAAAACCTGGGAGAATGGCAAGGCTCCTTTACCCGTCTGTCTCCCCAGGGTCAGGAGTTGGAAGATACGCCGACCATCGTTTCCTTTGAGGGACTGAACGGGAACAAAATGATGCGTCAGATTGTGCGTCGTTTAACCCCAGAACCGCATGAGAAGGTGCTGGAATACAGTACGCTGGGCCGGGGAGTCCTGTTTTTTGACAATGGTGCCTTTTCCCAGGGGTCCATCCAATTTGGCCCCTTCTCAGAGTTTGGCTGTGAACTGGGATTGATTTGGGGCGATCGTCGCCTGCGTCTGGTGCAACTGTTTAATCGTGAAAGTAAACTCGATCAACTCACCTTGATTCGCGAACAACGAGCCGGAACTGATGTTCCAGAACGTCCTCCCCTGACCGTAGCGGATCTTCTGGGTACCTGGATTGGGGAAGCCATCACCCGCTATCCTGATTTTCGACCGTCAACAACTTATTCAACCATCCTGCAGATCCAACAGGAGCATCCTCAGCGGTTGACCCAGCAGTTATCCTTTAAGACTGGCACCACTGCACAAACCCTGACCTCTACAGCCACCATAGAAGGCTCTATTTTGCGCTTTGAACAAAGTACTCAACAGGTTCAAGTGCTTCTACTACCTGATGGGGCTTCCTGCAACTGCCCTACTCACATCAAACCAGGCTACCCCTTTGTGTTGGAAGTCGGCTGGCTGATTCAACCTGATCTGCGGCAACGGATGGTACGTAGCTACAACGACAAAGGGGAGTGGGTAAGTCTGACGCTGGTAACGGAAAGGAAGGAATGA
- a CDS encoding B12-binding domain-containing radical SAM protein, with protein MKVLLLYPQFPQSFWSYDRFMKIAGLKAVIPPLGIITVAALLPQDWEIRFHDRNVTCETEADWAWCDLVILSAMIVQKSDFHKLIQKAIQLGKKVAVGGPYPTSVPQDALDAGAHFLILDEGEMTVPQFLKALEQSETQGIFRSLEKPDVTQSPMPRFDLLQQDAYLMMAIQFSRGCPFNCEFCDIISLYGRRPRTKEPEQALAELQTLYELGWRGSLFIVDDNFIGNQRNVKRFLRELIPWMQQRNYPFTFITEASVNLAEDDELLQLMGEAGFYAVFLGIETPDQDSLQVTRKLQNTRNPLVEACDKINEAGLLIYAGFILGFDGERSGAGDRIQAFVEQTSIPQPMLGILQALPNTALWERLKKEQRLIGDNSHPTGDQNTLMNFIPTRPIADIAKEYVAGFWTLYEPQNYLRRCLQQCLKIRSLKNQKQPMQFSLSKGMWFIAQLIWHQGIRRPEIRQQFWHQFWIILSQKPQMLTMYLGLCAAGEHFWEYRVFARKRITQQLGYDPLEPFASEPELTLV; from the coding sequence ATGAAAGTACTGCTCCTCTATCCTCAATTTCCCCAGTCCTTTTGGTCTTACGATCGCTTCATGAAAATTGCTGGACTAAAGGCAGTAATTCCACCTCTGGGGATTATTACAGTTGCCGCTTTGCTACCCCAAGACTGGGAGATTCGATTTCACGATCGCAATGTCACTTGTGAAACCGAAGCGGATTGGGCGTGGTGCGATCTGGTGATACTTTCCGCCATGATTGTGCAGAAGTCAGATTTCCATAAATTGATTCAGAAAGCCATCCAGTTAGGTAAAAAAGTAGCTGTGGGTGGTCCCTATCCTACGTCTGTTCCGCAAGATGCTTTGGATGCAGGTGCCCATTTCCTGATTTTGGATGAAGGGGAGATGACGGTTCCCCAGTTCCTCAAAGCTCTTGAGCAGAGTGAAACCCAAGGGATCTTCCGCTCTTTAGAAAAACCGGACGTGACCCAAAGCCCAATGCCACGCTTTGACTTGCTACAACAGGATGCCTATTTGATGATGGCAATTCAATTTTCGCGTGGCTGTCCTTTTAATTGCGAATTTTGTGACATTATTTCTCTCTATGGCCGCAGACCCCGCACCAAGGAACCTGAGCAAGCTCTGGCTGAGTTGCAAACCCTCTATGAGTTGGGTTGGCGCGGCTCACTTTTCATTGTGGATGACAACTTTATTGGCAATCAGCGGAATGTTAAACGCTTTTTGCGAGAACTAATTCCCTGGATGCAACAACGTAATTATCCATTTACCTTTATCACCGAAGCGTCTGTTAACCTCGCAGAGGATGATGAGTTGCTTCAGTTGATGGGTGAAGCAGGGTTTTATGCCGTTTTCCTCGGTATTGAAACGCCGGATCAAGATAGCTTACAGGTTACCCGTAAGCTGCAAAACACCCGTAATCCTCTGGTGGAAGCCTGCGACAAGATTAACGAGGCCGGTCTGTTGATCTATGCTGGATTTATTCTGGGTTTTGATGGAGAACGATCGGGAGCGGGCGATCGCATTCAAGCCTTTGTCGAACAAACTAGCATTCCTCAACCTATGTTGGGGATTCTCCAAGCTCTACCCAACACTGCGCTTTGGGAACGGTTGAAAAAAGAGCAGCGCTTAATCGGGGACAACAGCCATCCCACAGGTGATCAGAATACCTTGATGAACTTTATTCCGACTCGTCCCATTGCAGACATTGCCAAAGAGTATGTCGCAGGTTTTTGGACGTTGTACGAGCCTCAAAACTATCTCAGACGCTGTTTACAGCAGTGCCTCAAGATTCGTTCCTTGAAAAACCAAAAGCAGCCCATGCAATTTTCCTTAAGCAAAGGGATGTGGTTTATCGCTCAACTCATTTGGCATCAAGGCATTCGCCGTCCTGAAATACGGCAACAGTTTTGGCATCAATTCTGGATCATCCTATCCCAAAAGCCCCAGATGCTTACAATGTACCTGGGGTTATGTGCTGCCGGAGAGCATTTTTGGGAATACCGGGTGTTCGCTAGGAAGCGAATCACTCAACAACTTGGCTATGATCCACTTGAACCCTTTGCATCTGAACCAGAACTAACACTGGTATAA
- a CDS encoding RNA recognition motif domain-containing protein has protein sequence MSIYVGNLSYEVTQDGLTEAFGEYGTVQRVQLPTDRETGRMRGFAFIEMETEAEETAAIAALDGAEWMGRDLKVNKAKPREARNSSGSWGNKSRSSGRY, from the coding sequence ATGTCAATTTATGTTGGCAACCTATCTTATGAAGTTACCCAAGACGGGTTGACCGAAGCGTTCGGCGAGTATGGTACAGTCCAACGAGTGCAACTGCCGACAGACCGGGAAACTGGTCGGATGCGCGGATTTGCTTTTATCGAGATGGAAACTGAGGCAGAGGAAACCGCCGCGATCGCAGCACTAGATGGCGCTGAATGGATGGGCCGTGACCTCAAGGTCAATAAGGCAAAACCGCGTGAAGCAAGAAACTCCTCTGGTAGTTGGGGAAACAAGAGTCGTTCTTCTGGTCGTTACTAA
- a CDS encoding response regulator — protein sequence MSDIQVILVEDDEQTRVNLRAALRAQDGIEVASEATNGTTGLVLLESIDVDVAIADSSLPDMDLAEFVTQMQTVQADSCVTQSKLLILLDPADRSTWETALTIGADSYCRKDAPIEQIAEAVKQTYAGQGYRDPAIDLVTLT from the coding sequence ATGAGTGATATTCAAGTGATTCTCGTTGAAGATGATGAGCAAACTCGCGTCAACTTACGAGCCGCCTTACGCGCTCAAGACGGTATCGAAGTCGCCAGTGAAGCCACCAACGGGACAACTGGCTTAGTCTTGCTGGAATCGATCGATGTCGATGTCGCGATCGCCGATTCCAGCCTTCCCGACATGGATCTGGCTGAATTCGTCACCCAGATGCAAACCGTTCAGGCCGATTCCTGCGTCACTCAATCCAAATTACTGATCCTGCTCGATCCCGCCGATCGTTCGACCTGGGAAACCGCCCTCACCATTGGAGCGGATTCCTACTGTCGTAAGGATGCCCCGATTGAGCAAATCGCTGAAGCGGTTAAGCAAACTTATGCTGGGCAGGGCTATCGGGATCCGGCGATCGATCTGGTAACGCTAACGTGA